In the genome of Streptomyces sp. Q6, the window TGCCCCGGGGTGTCGATCAGGTTGATCCGGGTGTCGCCCACGGTGAACGCGGCGACGGCCGAGCGGATCGTGATGCCGCGCTGCCGCTCGATGGCGCCGGTGTCGGTGCGGGTGTCGCCGCCGTCGACGCTGCCGAGCCGGTCGATGGCGCCCGTGTCGAACAGGAGCCGCTCGGTGAGGCTGGTCTTACCGGCGTCGACGTGGGCGAGAATGCCGATGTTCAGGGTCGTGCGTACCTGCGGGATCTGCATGGAAGGTCGAGTCCTCGAAAACGATGGTCCGGCGGGGTCGCTGAACTGCTTCGAGGAATCGGCGCATTCGGGTCTCCTGAACTGGCGAAAACATGCCCGCCCATGGTGCGCAGCAGGTCACGTACGCGCGCAACTCATTTATCCGGCGCGTCCGGAGCCTCCGGCGCGTCCGCCCGGGGCACCCGTCCGGACGGCGGCGCGAAACGGCGGACGTACCGCTTCTGCCACGGGGTCTCCACGGCGCGGCGGTCGTAGTGGGCGCGCACGTACGCGACGGCTTCGCCGGGCGGGACGCCGTCGAGGACCGCGAGGCACGCGAGAGCCGTCCCGGTCCTGCCCTTCCCGCCGCCGCACGCCACCTCGACCCGCTCGTCCGCGCACCGTCGCCAGGCGTCGCCCAGGACGCGGCGGGCCTCGTCGGTGTCGGCGGGGAGGCGGAAGTCGGGCCAGCGCAGCCAGGTGAACTCCCAGTCCATGGGCGGGGGTTGAGCGCCGAGGAGATAGATCCCGTAGGAGGGGAGCGGTCCCGGCGGCAGTGGACTGCGCAGCCCGCGTCCCCGGACGAGCCGCCCGGACGGCAGTCGCAGGACGCCCGGCGCGTCCGTGTCCCAGGTCATCGGCTCTCCCGCGCCGCCGACAGCAGGAACGCGGCGAGGCGGCGCGCGCGCCCGAACGCGTCGGGGAACACGTCCAGGCCGTCCGAGACCAGCGCGCCCTCGTGCAGCAGCATCAGCGAACGCCCCGTCTCCCGTGCGGTGTCCGGCGACACGTCCCGCGCGAGCCGGACGAACAGGTCCAGCATCCACTGCTTCTGGCCCACGATCACCGCGTAGGCGGGGTGTGCCGGATCGCTGATCTCGGCATGCGCGTTGACCATGCTGCACCCCTTGCCGCTGTGGGCTGCCATCCACGTCCCGGACGCGTCGAACACCGTCAATACCCGCTCGACGGGGGAGAGGTCGGTGGATTCGAGCCGCTCGGCCAGGTAGGCGCGCCAGCGGGCGTCGCGGGTCGCCAGGTAGTCGACGACGATCTGCTCCTTCGAGCCGAACCGGTCGTAGAGCGTCTTCTTCGTGACGCCCGCCTCGGACGCGATCAGATCCACCCCGACCGCGTGGATGCCGCGCTCGTAGAACAGTCGCGACGCGGTCTCCAGGACCCGGCGCGCGGCGGGAGTCAGGTCGGGACGCTCCGGATCGACCGGGGTCGAGGGCTTCGTCGTCGTACGCATGCCCCCAGAGTAAACCGATCTGTATAGTCGTGTCATGTAAACCGATCTGTATACCTGTCGGGCTGTGGACCTGCGGGTGGGGAGGCGGTGTCACGCCATGAATGTCCTTCTGTCCCTCGGCTTCGTGCTGACCTGGAGCTCCGGGTTCATCGGGGCCAAGCTCGGAGCCGGCGACGCCTCCGCGGTGACCACCCTGATGTGGCGGTTCCTGCCGCTCGCCGTCGTGCTCCTGGCCGTGGCGGGCCGCCGCGGCCTGCGCGATCTGCCGGTGCGGGCCCTCGGGCGGCAGATCGCCGTCGGAGCCCTGTCGCAGAGCGGCTATCTGCTGACCGTCTACTACGCGATCCAGCTCGGCGTCGCCAGCGGCACCACCGCCCTGATCGACGGCACCCAGCCTCTCGTCGCGGGCGTTCTCGCGGGACCGTTGCTGCGGCAGTACGTCACCGCCCGGCAGTGGCTCGGCCTGTGCCTGGGCGTGGCCGGGGTCGCCGTCGTCACCACCGCCGACGCGGCCGCCGTCACGGGCGTGGCCGCGTGGGCGTACCTGATCCCGTTCCTCGGGATGCTGTCGCTGGTCGCCGCCACCTTCGTCGAGAGCCGCTCGCCCACCCGCGTCCCACCGCTCACCGCGCTGACCGTGCACTGCGCGACGAGCGCCGTCGTGTTCACCGGACTCGCCGTCGTCGCGGGCGAGGCGATGCCACCCGCGACGCCGTCGTTCTGGCTCGCGGTGGCCTGGCTGGTGGGCCTGTCGACCTTCGGCGGCTACGGCCTGTACTGGATCGTGCTGCGGCGCAGCGGGATCACGCAGGTCAACACCCTGATGTTCCTGATGGCGCCGGTCACGGCGGTCTGGGGCGCGCTCATGTTCGGCGAGCCCTTCGGGGTGCGCACCGTGCTCGGACTCGCCCTGGGGCTCGCGGCCGTCGTGGTCGTGCGGCGTGGCGCGGCCCAGCGGCGACGGCCCGGGAGCTCGGTCTCCGAGCCGCCGCCGCTCGACGCCGATCCTGCCACTGCGTCCTCTCTGTCCGCTCCTGTGTCTCGTCGTGCGTCCGGTCCGCCGTCCTGACCTACAGCTCGGGTGTCCGGGCGCTGCGGGCCGCGACGCCCGAGCACAGGAGACCGAGCGCGACGGTGAGGCCGCCGACGATGACGTTGTTGAGGATCACGCCCATGTCGGGGCTCGACCCCACGACCCATGGAGCGACGATCATCCACACGCCCATGGCGCACATGGCCCAGCTCAGACCGGCCATGCGGGCCGGCGCGACGGTGAATCCCAGTCCAAGGACCGCGATCGCGATGCCCATGATGAGGTTGTGGGTGGTCAGCGCGGGCTGGCTCGCGGTGAAGTGCACCACCCAGGGGGAGAAGGCGCAGTAGAGGCCGAGCAGGAACACCGGCCCGTCCACGAGCGCCACGTCGCGGTCACCGATCACGCGTGCGTACCGGTCCCGCATTTCGGAAACATCGGGGTGACCGGAGAGGTCTGCCCTGTGGTGCGAAAGGTCGGCCATGGAAATCGACTCCTCGGCTCGCTGAGTCCGACCGTGTCCGCGCGGCGGGGCCGCCCTGCGGACGGCGAGGCCGCGCACCTCCATTTTGCTCTTATTTATTCCTTATGTGTAGAGGTGGGCACCAAGTGACGGTTGGGGCGGATGGCCGCCTCGGCGAACTCAGGGACCTCCGCGACGACCACCCCGGCCCCGGCGAGCACCCCGATCCCGTCGGCTCCCGGCACGAACGTGTCCGGCTCCCGCCAGGCCGTCACCACCCGGCGCACCCCCGCGTCGACGATCAGCCGCGCACAGGGCCGGGGCCGCGAGGCGCGCCGGGCACACGGCTCCAGGCTGCTGTAGACCGTGGCCGTCGCCAGCCGCGCGTCGTCGGCGGGGAGCTTGGCGAGCGCCGCCTCCTCGGCGTGCGCCACCGGGTCGCCGGCCTCCCGCGAGTGCCCGCGCGCGAGCTCCGTGCCGTCGGCGGCGACGATCACCGCGCCGACGCTGAACGCGGTCTGCGACGGCGGGCAGTCCGCGGCCAGCTCGCAGGCGAGCCGCAGCCAGTGCCGGTCCGCGGCCGTGGCCGCGTCCGTCGTGCCGGGCACCGTCGGCGCGTACCGGGTCACGATCACGTCGCCGACCCGCTCCGTGTCCAGGACCCGCATCCGGCTGCGCGGCCCGCCCGGGTACGCGCCGGGCCCGAACAGACGCGGCGCGTCCGGCTCACCCACCACCAACGGGGCGACGGCGAGCCGCAGTTCGTCCGCGAGACCCAGCTGCATCAGCTGCGTGTGCACCCGCGCCCCGCCCTCCACGAGCAGCCGCCGCACCCCCGCGCGCCGAGGTCGTCGAGCAGCGTGGCCCAGTCGACGGCCGCGCCGAGCGCCACGACGTCGGCGACGGCGCCCACCCGCGCGCGGGCGAGCGCGGCGCCCGCGTCGGTCGTGTACAGCAGTCGCGCGCCGCCCGTCGTCCAGAACGGATCACCCGGGTCCAGGTCGCCGGAGGCGCTGACCGCCACCTTCAGCGGGTACGCGGGGAGTCCGCCGTCGACGCGCGCGGCCCGCCGCTCGGCCGAGTTGACCAGGAGCCGGGGCCGGTCCGCGCGGAGCGTCCCGGCCCCGACGAGGATCGCGTCGCTCGCCGCTCGCACCGCGTCGACCCGGTCGAAGTCCTGCGCGCCGGACAACAGCAGACGCTCGGGACCGGTGTCGTCGAGGCACCCGTCGAGCGAGACGGCGGCGGAAAGCAACACGTGCGGGCGGGACATGGCAACTCCGTGACCAGGCTGGACGTACGCCCCCCGACCCTACCCAGCGGCCGGTGGCGTCCCGTCACCGAACGGCCGCCCGCCGAGCGCCTCACGGCCGTGCGGCGTCAGCCAGCCGGACAGGTCGGGGCCCAGCGGCACGATGCCGGTCGGATTGATCCCCTGGTGCACCTGGTAGTAGTGCCGCTTGATGTGGTCGAAGTCGACGGTGTCGCCGAAGCCGGGCGTCTGGAACAGGTCGCGCGCGTACGCCCACAGGACCGGGTCCTCGGTCAGCTTGTTGCGGTTGCACTTGAAGTGGCCGTGGTAGACGGCGTCGAAGCGCACCAGCGTCGTGAACAGCCGCACGTCCGCCTCGGTGATCGTGTCCCCGACGAGGTAGCGCTGCCCCGCGAGCCGCTCGGACACCGTGTCGAGCCGCGCGAAGACGTCCCGGTACGCGTCCTCGTACTCGGCCTGCCCGGTCGCGAACCCGGCCCGGTAGACGCCGTTGTTCACGTCCCGGTACACGCCCTCCATGACCTCGTCGATCTCGTCGCGCAGCGGCTCGGGGTACAGGTCGGGCGCGCCGGCCCGGTGCAGCGCGGTCCACTCGGTCTCCAGGTCGAGCGTGAGCTGCTGGTAGTCGTTCGTCACGAGCCTCCCGGACGGTACGTCGACGATCGCGGGGACGCTGACGCCGCCCGGGTAGCCCTTCTCGCGGGCGTCGTACGCCTCGCTGAGGAAGCGGATGCCGAGGACCGGGTCACGGTCGTCGGGGTCGAGCGTGAAGCGCCAGCTGCGGTCGTCCTGGACCGGGTCGGCGACGGCGAGGGAGAGCGCGTCCTCCAGGCCGAGCAGCCGCCGCACCACCAGGGCGCGGCTCGCCCACGGGCACGCGTAACTGACCACGAGCCGATAGCGCCCGGCCTCCACCGGCCAGCCGTCCCTGCCATCGGCCGTGATCCGGTCGGCGAAGTGGCTGCGGGAGCGCTTGAAGCCCTTCTTGCCGTACGAGGCGTTGCCGTCCACGCGGGATTCCTTCCGGCGCACTGTCGTTGCGAGGAGGAGCCTGCCCGGGAAACGCCGCGCGTACCACCGCGCCGCAGGCGACCGACGGTGGCCGGTGAGAGGCTCGAAGGGGAGAGGCGCTCACCGCGGCTCTCGCCGACGCTGACGGACGAAGGAAGGCGCAGGCATGACGACCAGCACCACCGGCTCCTACCTCACGCTGGACGACGGCATCCCCGCCGTCCGCTTCACCCGCACCTACGACCGGCCCATCGACCGGGTCTGGCAGTACGTGACCGATCCCGCCGAGCTCGCGCGCTGGTTCCCGTCCGCCTTCGAGGCGAAGGAGCTGGCCCCCGGCGCCGTGATCCGGTTCTTCGGCGACCCGAACCAGCCGGAGTCCACCGGCACCGTCCTCGCGGCCGACGCCCCGCGGCACTTCTCGTTCAGCTGGGGCGGCGACGAACTCCACTACGACCTGGAGGAGCGCGGCGACGGCGGCACCCATCTGACCCTCACCGACGTCCTGGTCACCCACGACACCGCCGCGCGGAACGCGGCGGGATGGGAGGTGTGCCTGTCCGCCCTGGACGCCGCCGACCGCGGCGAGTCCCCGGAGGGCTCGCACAGCGGGGCGAGCGGGCGGTGGAAGGAGTTCTACGACAGCTATGTCGCGGCCGGATTTCCCTCCGGCGCGCCCGTGCCGGGCCTCGGCGAGTCCGGCTGAGTCGGCCGGTTCGCGCCGAGGTCCGCGCTCAGCCAGTGCTCCGAGCGCAGTTCCACGAGGACGAGGTGCTCGGGGCCGTAGCCGCGCAGCGAGTTCTCGACGTACGTGGAGAGCGCGTCGTCGGCGAGATACCGCCCGGCCACCGCGGTCAGGTCCTCGGGCGTCGCCGTACGCGGCGTCACCGGGCCCTCCGCCGAGACGTACCGGTACGTCGGCTCGGTCCGCTGCACCAGGAGCGTGCACCGGCCCGCGGCCGCGAGGAGTGTGCCGTGCGGCTGTCGCGCGCGGTGACCACGCGGAGCGCGCCGCCGGGCCGGTACGCGTACCGGACCGGGACGGCGAGGGGCCGTGCCCGCCCCGGGCGTCGACCGCGTGGCACGCCGGGTGCGTCGCGGCGAGAAGGCCGTCGCGCTGCTCCGGGGTGAGCGACATGGCTCCCTTTCGGTCCGTGGTGATTCCGTTCTACCGGCGGTGCCCGGGTGCCGCACGCGGCGGCCGTCGAAATAGCGCGATCGCCGAACTGGTCGCAGAATCGGTCATATGTCCTTTATGTCCGCGGGTGTGACGTGGCTCGGACTCGGCTTCACGCTCGGCACGGCCGGCCTGGTGACCTATGGCCTCGCGGTGCTGCCGTGCACGGCGGCCGTCCGGGAGGAGGACGCGGAGCCGGTCTGCCGACCGGCTCGGCGCACGGCTCTGGCGATGGGGGTGCTGGCCTCGGCGTCGCTCGTCGTCGGGACGGTGTATCTCGTCCTGCACGCCACGAACTTCGGCTGAGGCGTCCGGCGCCACACAGCGCAGGTGCACACGGAACAGGCTTGCGGGCAACAGGCGTACAGGGAGCGGCGGTACGCGACGGCGAAGGGAACCACGTACATGACCACCGGCCAGAAGACCATCATCACCCCCGTCGGCGATCTCGCCGCGGCCAAGGCGCTCTACGCCGCGCTGCTCGGCGTGCAGCCGACCGTCGACGAGGCGTACTACGTGGGCTTCGACGTCGCGGGCCAGCACCTCGGGCTGGATCCGAACGGGCACGGCAGCGGGATGACGGCCCCGGTCGGGTTCTGGCACGTCGACGACATCCGCGGCACCGTCGAAGGGCTTGTCGCCGCGGGGGCCGAGATCGTGCAGGACGTCACCGAAGTGGGCGCGGGCCGGCAGATCGCCAAACTGAAGGACGCCGACGGGAACGTCTTCGGGGTGCTCCAGGACCCGTCCTGAGGACGGCCCCGAAGCACCCCTCCGGTCGGCGCCGAGCGTCAGTTCCCGCCGCTGCCGTACGGACGCGTGATGACTTCCATGCCGTGCCGCGCCGGGTCCATGAAGTACACGCCGCGACCACCGTCGTTGTGGTTGATCTCGCCCGGCTGCTTGCCGTGCGGATCGGCGTAGTACGTGAGCCCGGCGTCCTTGATGCGCCGGAAGATCCCGTCGAACTCCTCCTCGCTGACGAGGAAGGCGTAGTGCTGCGTGACGATCGACTCGGCGGGGACGGTCGCGAAGTCCAAGGTCACGCCGTTGCTGAGTTCGAGAGCGATGAACGGGCCCCACTCGGCGCCGACTTCGAGCCCCAGGATGTGTGCGAGGAACTCGGCGGATTCCCGGTTGTCCCGGGCGTGCACGATGGTGTGATTGAGCTGAACGGACACGATGGATTGCCTCCAGAAGGCAACTCCGGCACCTCCATGCCTCACCCGGACGGTGACCGGCACGCGATGCTGACGGGATCTTAAACAGGTGTCGCGCCGCGTGGCCAGTCGCATTTTCGTCACCCGGCGCGTTTCCTTCCCCCGGCCCGTTCCCTCCGGCCCGTTCATGTCACCCGGCCCGCGCCGCCCCCGCCGTCGCGCTGCGGTACGTGTGGCCGAGTTCGGGCCCGAGGCCGAAGTAGTGGCGGAAGTTGTAGACGAGCGGGCTCCACGCCACCGGGTCGATGTGGTCGGTGCCGGGCACCACGACGTCGGCGCTCGCGTGCACCTCGCGCACGGCGGCCTCGACGACGACGAAGCCGCCGCCCGCGTCCGGGCGCACGTCGACGGCCCTGGCCTCCAACTGGAGCGGGCACTCGGCGACCCGTGGCGGCCGTACCGCGACGGAGGGCTGCGGGGTCAGACCGGCCACGCCGAACTTGTCCGGCTCGTAGCGGCACCCCGGCGCCTTCGTCGCAGGAACCGGGTCGCACCCGGTCAGCGGAGCGAGCCGCTCGACCGCCTGCCACTGTCCGGGCCCCGGCAGGTTGATCACCATGTCGGGCCGCACCGCCAGATTGCGCGCGGTCCGCCCGTCGGCGCCGAGCCCCAGGACGACGGTGCGCCCCAGGGCCCACGCCGACGACATCGGGGCCAGGTTGAAGGTGCCGTTCGGGTTCTCCGTCGACAGGAGCACGACGGGCGTGCCGAAGTAGAGGATGCTCGGCTCGA includes:
- a CDS encoding VOC family protein, producing the protein MSVQLNHTIVHARDNRESAEFLAHILGLEVGAEWGPFIALELSNGVTLDFATVPAESIVTQHYAFLVSEEEFDGIFRRIKDAGLTYYADPHGKQPGEINHNDGGRGVYFMDPARHGMEVITRPYGSGGN
- a CDS encoding SPW repeat protein, which codes for MADLSHHRADLSGHPDVSEMRDRYARVIGDRDVALVDGPVFLLGLYCAFSPWVVHFTASQPALTTHNLIMGIAIAVLGLGFTVAPARMAGLSWAMCAMGVWMIVAPWVVGSSPDMGVILNNVIVGGLTVALGLLCSGVAARSARTPEL
- a CDS encoding protein-tyrosine phosphatase family protein, whose translation is MTWDTDAPGVLRLPSGRLVRGRGLRSPLPPGPLPSYGIYLLGAQPPPMDWEFTWLRWPDFRLPADTDEARRVLGDAWRRCADERVEVACGGGKGRTGTALACLAVLDGVPPGEAVAYVRAHYDRRAVETPWQKRYVRRFAPPSGRVPRADAPEAPDAPDK
- a CDS encoding DMT family transporter, with product MNVLLSLGFVLTWSSGFIGAKLGAGDASAVTTLMWRFLPLAVVLLAVAGRRGLRDLPVRALGRQIAVGALSQSGYLLTVYYAIQLGVASGTTALIDGTQPLVAGVLAGPLLRQYVTARQWLGLCLGVAGVAVVTTADAAAVTGVAAWAYLIPFLGMLSLVAATFVESRSPTRVPPLTALTVHCATSAVVFTGLAVVAGEAMPPATPSFWLAVAWLVGLSTFGGYGLYWIVLRRSGITQVNTLMFLMAPVTAVWGALMFGEPFGVRTVLGLALGLAAVVVVRRGAAQRRRPGSSVSEPPPLDADPATASSLSAPVSRRASGPPS
- a CDS encoding flavin reductase family protein, giving the protein MNTATPLPHLRVEPSILYFGTPVVLLSTENPNGTFNLAPMSSAWALGRTVVLGLGADGRTARNLAVRPDMVINLPGPGQWQAVERLAPLTGCDPVPATKAPGCRYEPDKFGVAGLTPQPSVAVRPPRVAECPLQLEARAVDVRPDAGGGFVVVEAAVREVHASADVVVPGTDHIDPVAWSPLVYNFRHYFGLGPELGHTYRSATAGAARAG
- a CDS encoding glutathione S-transferase family protein; the encoded protein is MDGNASYGKKGFKRSRSHFADRITADGRDGWPVEAGRYRLVVSYACPWASRALVVRRLLGLEDALSLAVADPVQDDRSWRFTLDPDDRDPVLGIRFLSEAYDAREKGYPGGVSVPAIVDVPSGRLVTNDYQQLTLDLETEWTALHRAGAPDLYPEPLRDEIDEVMEGVYRDVNNGVYRAGFATGQAEYEDAYRDVFARLDTVSERLAGQRYLVGDTITEADVRLFTTLVRFDAVYHGHFKCNRNKLTEDPVLWAYARDLFQTPGFGDTVDFDHIKRHYYQVHQGINPTGIVPLGPDLSGWLTPHGREALGGRPFGDGTPPAAG
- a CDS encoding SRPBCC family protein; translation: MTTSTTGSYLTLDDGIPAVRFTRTYDRPIDRVWQYVTDPAELARWFPSAFEAKELAPGAVIRFFGDPNQPESTGTVLAADAPRHFSFSWGGDELHYDLEERGDGGTHLTLTDVLVTHDTAARNAAGWEVCLSALDAADRGESPEGSHSGASGRWKEFYDSYVAAGFPSGAPVPGLGESG
- a CDS encoding TetR/AcrR family transcriptional regulator, whose translation is MRTTTKPSTPVDPERPDLTPAARRVLETASRLFYERGIHAVGVDLIASEAGVTKKTLYDRFGSKEQIVVDYLATRDARWRAYLAERLESTDLSPVERVLTVFDASGTWMAAHSGKGCSMVNAHAEISDPAHPAYAVIVGQKQWMLDLFVRLARDVSPDTARETGRSLMLLHEGALVSDGLDVFPDAFGRARRLAAFLLSAARESR
- a CDS encoding VOC family protein translates to MTTGQKTIITPVGDLAAAKALYAALLGVQPTVDEAYYVGFDVAGQHLGLDPNGHGSGMTAPVGFWHVDDIRGTVEGLVAAGAEIVQDVTEVGAGRQIAKLKDADGNVFGVLQDPS